TACCACACTTTCTTTTCTTGGTTGAAATTAAATTGAAGTTTAAAAGGACACCCGGTCTTCTTTGTATGAATAACTTTCTTTTTCCCCGAGGTCTTTGGTTGATACTCATAACCTTTTCTTTGATGACTCTCATATTTCCCACTagactcgcaaaccatttgaaagatgTAGTTTTTAACTTGTTTATTTTGGATTGTGATACACTTCTTCTTCAACCCTTGTTCTCGGTCCCACTTCTTTGCATCCTTTTGTATCTTCCCATTCAAAGTTTTTGGCATAGTGAGCACTTGTATCTTCGGACAAAATATCCATAACTGCAGGTTGATCTTCCATTGGTTCAGGTTGAAGATCGAGCTATGAATATGAAAAATATTGCAAAGAATTAGAAAAATATGTATCTGAAAacataaatattcaatttggaaATAAAACCGTAGATAGAGACACGGTTGGGAACTCCAAACCGTAAATCACCCTGTGATTCACTACGGTGGTTTTTCCAAGCGTAGGATTTTCTGGGATAACATACGGTTTGGAAACCAAACCATAGAAGCATGAATACATTAAATGTTATTCATGCATCTACAGTGTGAAACATCACCGTAGGTAGTCTACGGTTTGGAGTTCATATTTTCCAAACCGTAGGTTctgaaatcaaaatcttctacgGTTTGGAATTATAAAGATTCCCTACCGTAAGACGGTCTACGGTTTGGAAATATGAATTTTCCAAACCGTAAGCTCTGCCTACAGTTTGGTCGATAACATTTCCAAACGGTATGTTACTTACGGTTCAGATTTGGGggttttcaaaaaacaaaaaaaatatccaaCTTTCTACGTACTTTATGCGATTGAAAGCAAAAAGATTGTTATTGGAGTTAAGTTAGAGGTATACCTCACTCTGTTGAGCATTTGGTTCTTGATATTCATCTTCTTTGGGTTCTTCAAATTCAAAATAGTGTTCATATTCTTCATATATAGGTTGAGCTTGTGGTTGGGTTACAAATTCTTGATTATCTATAGGAGTTGGAGGATATTTGTTTGATTTGGTAGATGAGGATTCACCTACCTCACTAATCTGACTAGAGCCACTCATTTGGGTTgagaaaacctaaatttttaggtttttctcaaactttttcttcttccttcactAATCTTGATATTTTGATTTTCAGAAACTAAGTATAAATCGAATAATTCATAGAGGACATTTTAGCCAATacataaaatagttggataagggaCTTTGTTGGTTACTATTTGGAAACCCatattttgtcattttgtgaaccTCGAAACTTTTTCTATGaacccctataataggtttctaaATTTGACCCACGGTGTTTCCCTTTTGCACAATGAGTTGCAAATTCCAATGACACTTTTTGGGAGGAGAATGAAAAGCACAGAGATTCTTCAAGGAATGTTTTCATGAAAATGTCTTATTTAAATGGTGTTACTACTTACTATTTTAGTCAATAAAGTTGTAATTTTGGAGGTAATTTACTTTACCACATGAATAATTGCTATTACCCAAATATAAGTGACACATGATGGTGGTGTCAGTAAGTGGGTGTTGTCTTGGTTTCCCATCCCACCGCCGCATATGGGGCCGTTCAAGCTAAGCAAATATAAAAACCCCGTTATTGCATAGTCTGTCTGACCATGCACCTGATCTGATCATTCGCGATCTGAATTTCAGACTTTCACTGCAAACTGTCGCCATGCTATACGTCTCCTTCACATACTATATTCACATGTGCTCATGAGATTTCAATTTTCATTCACGGACTTGTTGAACCAGAAACTGATCGACCAGCATTTTGATTCTTATCGAACATTCTTTCACAAGCCATATCTACCTCAAGGTCCTCAATGCGTCAAAAGTCTATAAACGCGTTCGGTTTGACCTTTCATACCAAAGTCGCAAATTCTTTTGATGACACATCAAAATTTGGTCGACATCATCCCTACCATCCACAATAAGTACTTGACCTAATTTGAATCTTTGAATTCAAGATTTTTTTTCTCACCTAACCATAAGCcatctaagagcatctccaatgtcaGGGGTGAAGGTAATCCCAGGTGGAGATCCTATTAATACCTTTTTGTTGTGGGTCATTACTATGTgactaaaaaaaatgaaagttataCTTTCTACCTCaaatttcatctccaatgccAAGATATTACTACCCTATAACTTAGAGACAAATTAATTTTGGAATAAAGAATTGATTATGTGTCAAAAGACCTTGGGTCATGGAGAAGGTAAAGatatgactttctcctttaccctttcttatgagatggcatccatgtcatgcttttaacttacctTGACCTTGGCATTGAAGATAAATTCTTGGTTAGAAAAGTGCTAAATCCTAGATGTCTTGTCTTTTTAagaccttcacccctagcattggagatgctctaacaacatTCGCAAGACAAAAACTAGCAGTAACTTTTTCAACTCTCTTTTTTACAAACAAATTTATTTAATTTCCAAATTTAgtcattttccttccttcattCTCCACCTCACTTCCCCTACCTTATAACAACACCCTtctaactcttcttcttcttcatcacaccTTGATGTGATCATTCATGGCAAACATCACcattttcatcctcttcttctgttTCCTCTTCTCAGTTCGTGGGGATCATCTTCAAAAACAATCACATCACAAACAGACCCACATTTCAAAACCGGATAACATTACAGCTTCAACAGCAACAGTCGCAGCAACAGATATAATCAACCAAGTTTGTAATGCAACAAGGTTCCCAAATACATGCAAAACAACTTTAACCAAGGCAGGTAACCTCTCATCATCATCACCCGTTGATATAATCAAAGCTTCATTTTCAATCTCCGCACATAAACTCAGAAAATCCAAAAAACTAGTGAAAACCATCTTGGATGCATCTTCCGGCAACCAGAACCGGTCTGTTGCCGCACAAAACTGCTTAAAGGTGCTTCAGTTCTCGGAATACCGCTTTTCATTAGCGGCCAATACACTGCCACGTGGAAAACTGAAAGACGCACGTGCATGGACGAGCGCTGCGCTTTTGTACCAGGTCGATTGCTGGTCGGCTCTGTCGAAAGTCAACGATAGTCCGACGGTCAACGATACGGTTAACTTCATGAACTGGCTGACTGAGTTGACAAGTAATGTTCTTAGCATGTTGGTTAGTTACGACCGTTTTGGTAATGAAACCGGTTCATGGAAACCACCGATGACAGAGAGAAATGGCGTATGGGAAATGAATACCGGTGGTGGTATTGGTGGCGTCAGTACTAAAAGAAGTTTTCCGGCTAATTTATCGGCGAACGTAACCgtatgtaaagaaaagaactcaGAGTCAGGGTGCTACACAAGAATACAGGACGCAGTTTTTGCGGCACCGGATTATGCCGAAGGAGTCGGAAGATTTGTGATCATGATTAAAGAAGGTGTTTATAGTGAAACTGTTAGAATTCCATTGAAGAAGAGAAATGTAGTATTTCTAGGAGATGGCATGGGCAAAACTGTGATAACTGGTTCTTTAAATGTTGGGCAACCAGGAGTCTCTACGTATAACACCGCCACCGTCGGTAAGtccacctttttttttttcttttactaaattttgttttgaaatcagtaagagatcaacaaactctgttgcACAAAAACGAACTTTGCTTTCTTAGTTTCCTTTAGGTTTGATGACACTGCCGGAAGAATTCATGTTAGCTGTTAGACAGATGCAGATCCCTTGAATCTGTATCGACTGTACTGTGATTTGTATGCAGTGCCGACAAGTAATAACTGCAATGAGTCAAATGACATTTAACCTGGTCTGTGGGGTGCGAAAGCATTCAAACTTGCTTTATCATTTTTTCACCCCATGTTGTTGTCAGTCACTTCACTCACTCATTTAGAATTACAAGAAAGTTCCAAACCAAATCTTGATGACAAAAACACAAAGATTTTCTAGGTAGATAGTTGGATTTTACTGACCATTCAAAGACTTGTGTGACCTTGTTCAACAGGAGTCTTAGGTGATGGATTTATGGCTCGCAATATCACATTTGAGAACACAGCCGGACCTGATGCACACCAAGCTGTTGCATTCCGATCAGACAGTGACCAATCTATTATTGAGAATTGCGAGTTCCTCGGCCACCAGGATACGCTTTATGCTAGAGCGTTGCGTCAATTATACAACTCGTGTCGTATTCAAGGAACTGTGGATTTCATTTTTGGCAACTCAGCTGCAGTTTTTCAGAACTCGGTTATTTTAATCCGGCCGCGGCAGCTATCACCTGAGCATGGTGAGACGAATGCAGTATCAGCTCATGGGCGGACGGATCCTGGTCAGTCGACTGGATTTATTTTTCAGAATTGTTTGATTAATGGTACAGATGAGTACATGAAATTGTACTATGAGAATCCTAAAGTTCATCGGAACTATTTGGGTAGACCGTGGAAGGAGTACTCGAGAACCGTCTTCATTGACTGTCACTTGGAATCTCTAATTGCCCCTGAAGGATGGATGCCATGGGACGGTGATTACGCATTATCTACGTTATATTACGGGGAGTCGGACAATTCAGGTCCTGGGGCAAATTCTTCCCTGAGGGTTCCTTGGAGTAGTCAAATTCCTTCAGAGTATGTCAGCACTTATTCCTTGGGAAATTTCATTCAATCAGGCGAGTGGATGTCCTCGTCTTCTTGAGAAGTAGAGTGTACCAGtatatgttttctcttacaatCCAATCGCCTAGTTGTAAATCATTAACATCTGAACATTCTCGTATTCTATCAGAACAAAATGAGCCATCTTTCTTATGATAACCTTACCTTGTGTCAGTAGCAGAACTGAAAGTGTTTTCTGAGCTTGAGCTCATTATCATCAGTTTACAAAATGCATAAAGAAAATGCAAATGAGAAATGCAAAAATATGCCTCAGGCTCTTATAAGAGAATTATAAGTTGCGCTACAAAGTTTGTATATGAATCCGCCTCTAAGAGATCAAAGTTTATGACATCTATAACACCCAAAATTACAGAAATCTTTGTGTGGAGCTAAAGCAACTGAAATGGGTACAGTTTAGGTTTATAAAACAGATGAAAAGAATTGGAACCCATTTTGATATATCGTGTGTACTGTGAAGTAATGGAGCTGAACTGGTGACATGTTTGAACTTTCCAACATAAAGAATCAGAAAGAAAATTGGTATTTAGGATAAGTAAGAAAAACTACTACTTACAAACTAGGGAGAGCTGTTTGAGTAATCGCAGGCGCAGTGGGAACAGTAGTTGGTGATTTATCATCTGTCCAGTTTGTTTCTCCCCAGTGCCATAGCATACTTTCCCAAAAGCAGAAATCTTCAAAACAAGTCTTTAGTCTTTCATCTGTTATCGTTATGTTCCAATGTCTATCAGTGAAATTTCCTTTCTCGGCTTGCCTGCGATCCCACTCTAACCCAGCTTTTTGCTTTGATCTAAGCAAACAgaatttctgcaagttttctggcATGGCATCGTGAACCTTCCACCATGTTTTATGTGCAACATCACTGGCAAACTCTTGTAATATGTCGACATTCCAGTTACAGTCATAGTCTCGGAAACATAGCCAAGGCTTTAGACCAAGATAATGCAAAACATAAAGGACAGGTGGGTCAGCTCCAAATAATGTAGTTTTTATTACTTTCTTCTCTTCCTCATCACCTTCCCAGAAGTGCTTCAAGAAGTTCATGTGTTTCGGGATTCGGTGCCACCATGTAAAGATTTCGTTCAAATAACCTTGGTCTCCGCCATTGTAGGACTCGATCTCGTTGATGTGATCCATTAATAGTTGGAACGTGCAATTTGACGGCTCTATTACCATCACACCAGAATTGAAAAGCGTTGCATTGTTTCCAGTTGCAGTAATCTCTGGCATACCAAATAGGAAATCGATGTTTCTAAGGATGAGCAAATCTGCGTCAATGAATATAATCTTATCATAATCTGTTAACTGCCATAATCGAAACTTGCTGTAATTCCACTCATTGTAGGCATTTTCTTCAGCTTTAGGATTCCTGATCCTCTCGATTGTTCGGATTTTCCATCCAGCAGCCGCAAGACCACTCCTGTGGTATTCGCTTATAGTGTCATCAACAAGTATGACAAAATCCCTTGTGGAACCCACCATGCGGATACTCTGGGCAGCAGCAATGGCACCACAGACATATACGTGAGCCGAATGGAGGATTGTAGCATATGCTTCACGATGTGGAGTTCCGGAGTATCCCCTCTCTGTTTCTGTGGGTCAAATAAGATCATTTAGCACTTGTTAATTTTGATCGGACAACTACAGAGCTCTAAATATGTGTTAACAAATTTATCATGAGCTTGAAAATTCTAGAACTTAATTTTTTATGAGGATATCCATAGTGAGGAGAACATCCACACACGAATTCAGCTCTCGTAGATCTCTCAAGGACCCTATATATTTAGATAGAAAGGAAATAACTAGAAAAAAGAGTCTACCTTTTGCTTTCACTGGCAGTGAAAGCTCACAAGACCCAACTGGGAGCTGAAGCTTTTGGTTCAAGGTATCTAAATTGGGCTTGTATAACCATGCATTTCCTTCACGTTTTACAAGCTCCTTGCAAGTGAAAAGGTTGGGCAGTGGAAAGCAATCGGTCACAAAGAGAACAGGAACAGGACGATCTTTTTTAGCAGAGGCGGAAATCCTTGCAGCTGCAAGCTGCAAATGCAAACGGGCAACATCTCTTGACCAATTGTGCGCCGACTTACGGCATGGAAGCTTGACAGCAATAAGATCAATATCAGAATTTTTGTAGTTCTTGGGTCTTGGCAGAGATGGGCAAACGGGAACTTCAGATTCTTCTTCCTCATCAATCCATTCGGGATACAAGGACTCCCACGTTACATCCTTTCCAGCAGAATCTAAGTGAAGAACAACATGCTTAGAATTTGGCACCTCTTCTCTCCAACGACCAATCTCACTTTCATTAAAGTTCAATAAACCTATCTTGTCTTGTCCCTCTGTAAGTTTAGAGAGAGATTCTGAAATGTCAACCCAATTAATGTCTAAATCTGATATGTAGCGTGCATCTGCAGATGGCCTCTCCCATAACCATCTGTCCACAAAGCTTGGTCtgcaattgaaaagcatttatcAGGGGAATAACTAAACAAAGAATCTTTTGCATCTACTGATTCTGTACATAGCATTTTCTAAAGATTTAAATTGGTATGGTCAGTGCACTAAGCCAGATTTAAACATGTGAATGGCAAGCAGTAGACATG
This is a stretch of genomic DNA from Papaver somniferum cultivar HN1 chromosome 1, ASM357369v1, whole genome shotgun sequence. It encodes these proteins:
- the LOC113284964 gene encoding probable pectinesterase/pectinesterase inhibitor 51, with product MANITIFILFFCFLFSVRGDHLQKQSHHKQTHISKPDNITASTATVAATDIINQVCNATRFPNTCKTTLTKAGNLSSSSPVDIIKASFSISAHKLRKSKKLVKTILDASSGNQNRSVAAQNCLKVLQFSEYRFSLAANTLPRGKLKDARAWTSAALLYQVDCWSALSKVNDSPTVNDTVNFMNWLTELTSNVLSMLVSYDRFGNETGSWKPPMTERNGVWEMNTGGGIGGVSTKRSFPANLSANVTVCKEKNSESGCYTRIQDAVFAAPDYAEGVGRFVIMIKEGVYSETVRIPLKKRNVVFLGDGMGKTVITGSLNVGQPGVSTYNTATVGVLGDGFMARNITFENTAGPDAHQAVAFRSDSDQSIIENCEFLGHQDTLYARALRQLYNSCRIQGTVDFIFGNSAAVFQNSVILIRPRQLSPEHGETNAVSAHGRTDPGQSTGFIFQNCLINGTDEYMKLYYENPKVHRNYLGRPWKEYSRTVFIDCHLESLIAPEGWMPWDGDYALSTLYYGESDNSGPGANSSLRVPWSSQIPSEYVSTYSLGNFIQSGEWMSSSS
- the LOC113284928 gene encoding putative UDP-glucuronate:xylan alpha-glucuronosyltransferase 3 isoform X2, producing the protein MRGSMGNHSPNPNEHRLRLSGSFEDSNNKRRFLRSKSSKEVEKPYQTYTQEKSSKCKISTLKLVLLIIICGTFLTLLHSPTVSHNEQDSRPSFVDRWLWERPSADARYISDLDINWVDISESLSKLTEGQDKIGLLNFNESEIGRWREEVPNSKHVVLHLDSAGKDVTWESLYPEWIDEEEESEVPVCPSLPRPKNYKNSDIDLIAVKLPCRKSAHNWSRDVARLHLQLAAARISASAKKDRPVPVLFVTDCFPLPNLFTCKELVKREGNAWLYKPNLDTLNQKLQLPVGSCELSLPVKAKERGYSGTPHREAYATILHSAHVYVCGAIAAAQSIRMVGSTRDFVILVDDTISEYHRSGLAAAGWKIRTIERIRNPKAEENAYNEWNYSKFRLWQLTDYDKIIFIDADLLILRNIDFLFGMPEITATGNNATLFNSGVMVIEPSNCTFQLLMDHINEIESYNGGDQGYLNEIFTWWHRIPKHMNFLKHFWEGDEEEKKVIKTTLFGADPPVLYVLHYLGLKPWLCFRDYDCNWNVDILQEFASDVAHKTWWKVHDAMPENLQKFCLLRSKQKAGLEWDRRQAEKGNFTDRHWNITITDERLKTCFEDFCFWESMLWHWGETNWTDDKSPTTVPTAPAITQTALPSL
- the LOC113284928 gene encoding putative UDP-glucuronate:xylan alpha-glucuronosyltransferase 3 isoform X1; translation: MRGSMGNHSPNPNEHRLRLSGSFEDSNNKRRFLRSKSSKEVEKPYQTYTQEKSSKCKISTLKLVLLIIICGTFLTLLHSPTVSHNEQDSRPSFVDRWLWERPSADARYISDLDINWVDISESLSKLTEGQDKIGLLNFNESEIGRWREEVPNSKHVVLHLDSAGKDVTWESLYPEWIDEEEESEVPVCPSLPRPKNYKNSDIDLIAVKLPCRKSAHNWSRDVARLHLQLAAARISASAKKDRPVPVLFVTDCFPLPNLFTCKELVKREGNAWLYKPNLDTLNQKLQLPVGSCELSLPVKAKETERGYSGTPHREAYATILHSAHVYVCGAIAAAQSIRMVGSTRDFVILVDDTISEYHRSGLAAAGWKIRTIERIRNPKAEENAYNEWNYSKFRLWQLTDYDKIIFIDADLLILRNIDFLFGMPEITATGNNATLFNSGVMVIEPSNCTFQLLMDHINEIESYNGGDQGYLNEIFTWWHRIPKHMNFLKHFWEGDEEEKKVIKTTLFGADPPVLYVLHYLGLKPWLCFRDYDCNWNVDILQEFASDVAHKTWWKVHDAMPENLQKFCLLRSKQKAGLEWDRRQAEKGNFTDRHWNITITDERLKTCFEDFCFWESMLWHWGETNWTDDKSPTTVPTAPAITQTALPSL